A region of the Perca flavescens isolate YP-PL-M2 chromosome 15, PFLA_1.0, whole genome shotgun sequence genome:
aatttaatgtgttttttaatcatcaatgtagagcttttttttcaaatgaataaTTACTTTCAAATAATTAACAACTGGCACAACATATGTACTGCAATATTAAAAATGACATCATCTCACCTCTTGCAGCaattttttttgcccccaataCCCATAGAATGTTTTGTAATGTTTGCCTCTGTACTGCAGCTATTAGTTTAAGATTAGCTAATAGGCGTATTGCGATTTAATCActtacactttgtttttttcctagtaaaatacaaatgaataacCAATTTTATATTGTGAagtatttattattaatgaatTTACTTGAATTATTTTTGTATGTAACTGAGctataggcaaggcaaggcagcgttatttgtatagcacatttcagcaatagGGCAATTCAATTCATTCATTGCTTTACATAGAAAcgataaaaatatgaaaaacagataaaatacaagaataaaagttacaatgCAGCATAAGAAATtcaacattaaagagcagttaaaaacagttaaaaatataaaagtagaTAAAGTACAAGATTTTAGGCTGCTAGTATGGGACAATGTACAAGCTGTTGCTCTATACACGTAATCCACCCGCAATCCTTGCCATTCCCAGAACGGGCTGGTCCCTCCAgtcttactttttaattctctttataTGCTTATATAGATTGTCACACAGTTTCAACAATGCATAAACTACCAATCTGCCCATCTTAGACCTAGACCTTAGACATCTTAGACCTTTTTTCTGTTATGTGATACCTTTCCTGCGCTTCTCTCCTTTTCAGATATTATTTTGAATTTCCGTACAACCTATGTGAGTCAGTCAGGTCAGGTAGTGTACGACGCCCGCTCCATCTACCTCCATTACTGCACCACTTGGTTCTTTGTGGATCTGATCGCAGCGTTGCCCTTTGACCTTCTCTATGCTTTCAACATCACAGTGGTAAGATTATCGTTTGACATTTCTCAAAGTACAGTGTGCCCACAGGTTTTATACTTTCCTGTCTCTGTAAGTCCACTAACACTAACTAAGACAGACCACTAAAGTTTTAGTAATGTTGTTCCCCTAGAACATTGGACTAGAGATGATTATCCCTCTTCAACCACTTCACTGAGCACTCTCATTTGCCTGCTCGCTTCAGTTTATTCTCCAGAGAAACACTAGTATTTCTCAAAGATAAGTTTTACTTTGGCGCAGACCTCTCACAAAGACATCTCTTTATCAGGGCTTAAAACCTTTCTGTTTGCCATTGCACTGCGCTAATTAAAGTATTTATTCTGTTCTATGTATTCATATCTTGCACTGGACTGTAATTTTAATTCTACTGTTTGTCttattgtgttttagttttatttagtttgacTTAATTCAGTTTATGTGTTGTTTCATGTtgtccttatgtttcttttaTATCTTTTCTTAATACCTTTCTGTCTTACGTAAATgtactatacaaataaaattgtctGCCTCTAACTACTCTAAGCCTTGGTTTTGTTGAAATTGACTCTGGATAACAACTTCCTGCTAATAGCAACATTAAATTCAGAGCAAGCGCTTCCCAATAGAGACTATTAAAATACTctaaatgaagaagaaaaaagaggatGGGTcacaggttatagcaacaaatcTATCTAATAGAACAAGTGTGGGTTAAAACTGCATGTGTAGAAATAGTTTTACCGAAGTGatacaaaaaaaggaaagtgaTACAAAATGATCCAacttgtatgtacagtatgttctgctctctctctctctctctctctctctctctctctctctctctctctctctgtctctactcGCCTAGACCTCGCTGGTGCACTTGTTGAAGACACTTCgtctgctgcgtctgctgcgcCTGTTACAGAAACTGGATCGCTACTCCCAGTACAGCGCTGTGGTCCTGACCCTGCTCATGTCTGTGTTTGCTCTGCTGGCTCACTGGATGGCTTGTGTCTGGTATGTCATTGGACGCAAGGAGATAGAAAGCAGTGACCCCATTACCTGGGACATAGGTGAGCACATTGTGAGTGTTTGACAGCTCCAACACCACTAAATCAAGAGTATAATGTTCTTTCTCATTAAGCTTTGCTGAGACATTTTTAGTGTCTCTCTTGGCAACCCCAAAGGGCCAGTACTGCACATCTCTAGTCATGCTTGTCTCCTCTCAGCCTGGAGGAAGTTCAGGTCACAGACTAAATCCATTATATCACCAGTCATGCATTATATCATTCTACATTATACAGTCACCTACCAAAGGAGAAAGTGTCATCTATTAAAGCAGACTTATTAGTTTAGTCACCTAAGGCCCTTACAGTCTTATACAACCTTCTTCTGACATTGTCCACCAGGCTGGCTTCAGGAGTTAGGAAAGCGTCTGGACACACCATACATCAACCGCACCATGGGTGGTCCCTCCATCACTAGCGCCTACATTGCCTCTCTCTACTTCACCCTCAGTAGCCTCACCAGTGTCGGTTTTGGCAACGTGTGTGCCAATACAGATGCCGAGAAAATCTTCTCCATCTGCATTATGCTCATGGGTGGTGAGTTTACTGGTGTCACAGAAAATTGCCAGAATTATGAGAAATGCTGTGTATATCATCATGTTACTCCCTCTCCCACCTCTAGCCCTGATGCACGCAGTGGTCTTTGGCAACGTGACAGCCATCATACAGCGCATGTACTCACGGCGCTCTCTCTACCACACCCGAATGAAGGATCTCAAGGACTTCATCCGTGTGCATCGGCTGCCTCAGCTGTTAAAGCAGAGGATGCTAGAGTACTTTCAGTCCACCTGGTCTGTCAACAATGGCATCAATGCTAATGAGGTGGGTATGGAATCAAGAATTAGCAACCACTTGCCTGTGATATCTTTGAACATTTTAGCCCTAATAAGAAGTGTTTTTCTGCTTGTCAGTTTTTCATAAGTAACTGTACAATATATTAACTGTTGAATGTCTGGGCTGCAAATGTCTGttttgtgaagaaaaaatacattttgtgtgGTGTAGAGTCTACATTCAGAAATGTCACCTTTAAAATGTGGGTCACTTCAAATTCTCTGGTGTCTTATTCCATTTCCTTATGTAGACGGCACTTTGTTGCAAATAGAACTTCAGTAACAAATGCCAGAACTAATCTAGGAGTTTCCTATAATTACTTAAGAGTATGAGTTGAAATAGAAAGAATACTTATTAACACCCTCACTGCCACCATCTGTGGATAATTAATTCACTGTTGAAGGTAACAGACAGACACTGATTTTGAGAACATGCTTGCTTTAACACCTTGTGTCTGTTTTTACTGAGCAGCTTTGCAGTTCATGTGTGTGCATAAACCTTTAAAACAACAATCTGCGCCTTTTTTTCTAATTCCAAGGAGAAGTCAAGTATTTTAATCGTACatcatgtgattttttttaggggagagagagactccTAAATAGAGCAACATGAGTATAGTTTTGTTTCCGGGGACCTGGTGTAGTCACATGCCTTTGGCGGTAGCTCTGGTTTGGACCCTCCCACCTCTTGACTAGAATATCTAGATCTTTAGCTTGCTAGATGCAAAGAGCAACCTCAGCTGGCCACAAGATTTAATTGTACAGTTGATGCGTGGACTGAACAACTAAAACTATGAGCTGAAAGTGGCTAAACTCTGCATAAAGCTGCAGAGTTGGTTGCTCATTCCTGCACCTTGTCTACAACCGATGTCTTCCAGTCAAGTTTTCAATTGTCCGTCTCACATACGTTTGACAGAACAAATGCACTTCAACTTTAACTAATGCAGCTGTCAGCTGTCTACATCTTGAAGCATCTAGTTAGGCTTCAACTGTATTTTCTTCAAATTTAAACAGGTAACCACAGGTGTATTGGCTATAAAGCCAAAAGACTTCTGACAGCACTTGAACAGATCCAGTATGATACTAACAGAGAGCCCCATCTCCTACTGTTGTCCTGCTGACGTGTTGCTTTTGCTATGCGGCCAGTGTAGACAATAAGTTTGTGTTTTTGACTCAACTAGTGACACTGCTACATTTCATGGAGTATTTTTGATTTAGTGTTAAAATAAAGGCATTCCCTAATGGAGCTTAGAAATAAATACATAGCCTAACAGTGTTTAAATAGACCGTATGCAGCCTGTTGCTCTTTTGAAGTAATGCTTTTCATCTTTTTCATGGAAGTTTGTGTGTTATAGTTTTTGTGTAAAAGTATGTAGTCAGTTGGTAGTGTAGGGAAGCACATCAATATAAAGAGACACTTACATCACTTAGAGAGGTGGGTATTTTGTATGTCCTGAAGCACTGTAGCAGATCCGTGGTAATTGATGACTTATCTTTTCATGTCCTTTCTTAGCTGCTGCATGACTTCCCAGATGAACTGCGAGCTGACATTGCCATGCACCTGAACAAAGACATCCTGCAGCTGCCTGTATTTGAGCGAGCCGGCAGAGGGTGTCTGCGCTCCCTTTCCCTGCACATCAAGACCTCTTTTTGTGCCCCTGGGGAATATCTTATACGCCATGGAGATGCCCTACAAGCCAACTATTTTGTCTGCTCTGGCTCCCTGGAGGTTCTGAAAGATGGCGTGGTGCTTGCCATCCTGGGTCAGTGTGCACCAAGTGTACACCATTTCCTCTCTTATTCATTCTGCACCTTTCTGATGTGACCTTGTCGTAACCCTTCTGTTTTAATCGACAATCCCTACAGGCAAAGGTGACCTTATTGGGGCTGATCTCCCGGAACATGACCAGGTGATCAAGACCAATGCAGACGTGAAGGCGCTGACCTACTGTGACTTGCAGTACATCAGTGTTCGGGCTTTGAGGGAGGTCCTTGAGCTGTACCCGGAGTACAGCAGCCGGTTCAGTTCTGACATCCACCACAACCTTACCTACAACTTGAGAGAGGGCAGTGAAGCTGATGTAAGACATTTGTTATCACATTTAAAgagtgggaaacactgcagagacagacataAATTTCAATGTAcctatatttattttctctgctCATTAATACTTTGCAACCAAATAGAATGCATGTGTAATACCttgttaattttgacttaaatacCTCTAGGGAGCAACAAAGCTTCCATGGTCTTCAGGGCTGTCTCAGGTACAGTATTTGCACCTCACTAAGCTAATTACTTCAGCCTTCATCTGTCTGAAACATCTGGCAGTCAGGTACAACACTATGTGTTTACATCTTAAGGCATTAGAATGCTTTTCTGAAAACGCAGAACTGTTGTGGTTAATGTGGAAAATGGTACATTAACTGCCTGAATTCTTATACATAGCTGATATAAGGATGGATATGATGCTGCTAAGTGGAAGCTAATATGTGGACTACACAGACAAGACCAATTAGGTTCTCAAGAGATTCAACTTTAAGCTAAAATGAGCGCACAATTTAACAAAAGGAGTCTTCAATAAGCCTGTATGACACTGTACAAATCAATAAGACAGCATTTTTATAATAAGAGGCAAAGAAGGCTTTGCTACATTTGTTAATTCCGGTTTCTGTGCACACaatgtatattattatttgCCCCAAAAGAAACTTAACTTGCTCACTAGCGTGCATTCTGATACAATATAGAAATGACAATAATATCTACAGTTCACTTTCTAATGTAAAACAACTGGTGATGTTTCTGGTCTGTTGCAGAGGAGAAAGCTCTGCTTTCATATTTTGATTCAGTACTGTCTGTACATGCAAATATGTATTATTTACCATATTTGACACCAGAAATTAAATTGGACAGACAgtattaatttttttcattaaatgGGATATGGTATGTTTAATCTCTCATTGTACACTGATATGATGAGTATATCGTTAAAACAAACTGTTGCAGcttccattcattttcacaAAGAAAACATCTAATTTTACATCCATTGTCTCCTCAGCGTCATGCTTCTATGGGCCATAAACTACCCTATATTGTTGAGGCAGATGAGGATGAACATGGAGAAGACCGGAGACACTCTCAGCAGAGGAGACTGCCTTTGTTACATGGAATAGGCAGCCCAGTTCGTCAGCCCTGCCTCAGCAGCCTGTTAGGAAAGGAGTTCCACCACATCAATGCACTCCACATTGGTCGGTCACCTGTTCAGGACGGTAGAGGCCAGAGTCCCTCTCCACAGCCAATCGCCAATCAGGagctctctccttctcctttgCCCAGTCTTACCAGTGACCCAGGCTTAAACCATCGGCCAGCCAATCTACTCATGCCATCCTTGCCTTGTGTTAGTCCACTGAACCTTAGCCCCAGGTAATCTGTTCATCCTGCTTAACCCCATTTAAAATTCAGTAAtcatttttgcatttatttaacattatGTAACACTGATTTGTGTCTCTGCTAGGGTTGTGGATGGAATTGAGGACAATGGTCACGCATTTCAATTTAATGTAGAGCCGAGAGAGACAGGTAATGTAACAGGTAAAGTCTTTGCAAGCTGCACAATGGATGAAAAATGAACTATATTGGATTAGGACAGCAAAGATCTTGATTGAAAACACTTTTCAGGAAAAAATACTTAACTCTAAATTATGCATGGTTGAATCAACACAGGAATACCACTTTGTGACTAATTTTGCTCCTCTATATTCAAGCAGTAACTAGATATAATAGTACATATTGCATGTAGAGGGTTATCTGCAGCTGTATTGTATAGCTCTGTTTTTCATCCTCTTTTAGACCGGTTCCAAGTGAGTGCTAACCTGCTTCTGGAGACAGAGGAAGTGAGACAGAACATCAGCAAACTGAACAAAGAGGTATGATCAATATTAAGTCCATTTCCGAccagagggatttttgcagttcctagaacataacgttcctagaaccctttttttctcgtgttccgactggaccaatttggggattattaagttcctctgaccGCAGTTcttgtaactctttcagctcctacttcaggggagggtcttttcccttttccgcatAGCAACCCTTAGTAACCTAGCAAcatctgaaacacaaacagtacatATTCTTCACTGTCTGTTGCAATTCGCCTACGTATGCTAACTCATAAGACAAACATCACGCATTCAACCAGTTAATTGTTAATGCTAGTTAAACTTACCAATTGTTTCATTTGCCTGTTGCGCTCTGCTCTTCTATCTTCTTCCATCATATTAATTAGGATCATATTACGCTGGAGCCTTCgtcttctgtgttttttctgTTAAGTACTCCAGCCTAGTCTTTAAACGCCGCCTTTCGAACTCCGTTATGAGGATCCCGGCAAGGCACAACAGAAACATTCCGATGGCCTCCTCCATGctggtttgttgttgtatgtGGCGCTAAAGTCAAGTGACGACGCTATAAAGACTGTTGCCGTGCTTGcgtcactcccttacccctcctaccagttcctatggccatttggccagtgcgaatgcaaatggaaaaaccggttttgggggagagtagttagaagaactgtttagaagtggactgttcctataactacgttcctgtaactacttggtcagaAAGAGGCTTTAGACTCAACTCAGTAAGATAAAAATGGGAAATATAAATTAGATGGCTATATCAGTGCATTCATTTTTGGGTTACATAATTTGGGTGACAGTGTTGAAAATACTGTAAGAATTAAATATAGTCCAATTTTAACtgcttttattattttccaCCAAGTTGATCACTGCTTTTTGTCATTTAGGAGTTATAATTATTAAAAGGCAGATATTCCCTGGAgccaacttttctttttcttcttaggTGAGCATCTTGAACCAAGAAGTATCCAACCTGGCCAAGGAACTCCACGACataatgcatttcctgcagtcTCATGTGGCCATGCTCCATGCCCTTCCAGACTCCTCATACTCTTGTGGCATACAGATGGTTCCCAGTCCTAGTGTGACCCAGCCCCATGTCCCTTTAAATATTGCCAGCGGTCTGCACCCCCATCATGAATCAATTAGCCACCCTACCAGAAATGTTTGGGGCTGCAGTGGCATGCCCTCCCAGGGCAGAAGTCCCACCTTGCTGCACTCTTCAAGCCCTGTGTCATCCTGTTTACACCTGTGCTGCTCTGACAGAGAAGGGGCCACAGCCCATAGGTTACAGAGCCAGTGTCCCTTCCAAGTATCCAGAACAACACCAAACTCTCCCTTTGTGACCCACCCGCATGCTCGGGGTGGTCCATCCCTCCTGGGCCACAGTTCTGCCTTCAGTAGCTTCCCAGTGATTTGTCAGGCCCCCCAGGTGCCATACAACACCTCTATTCCCACAATGAGCAACTCTCACCCTCTGTGTTTCCCAGTTAATTCTGGCTATTCCCATCCATCTCTGAGCATTCAAACT
Encoded here:
- the kcnh4a gene encoding potassium voltage-gated channel subfamily H member 4a codes for the protein MPVMKGLLAPQNTFLDTIATHFDGTHSNFLLGNAQGRHGYPIVYCSDGFCELTGFVRTEVMQKTCTCSFLHGAETYESVIQQVVKALECQQAYQGEVCFYRKNGNPFPCLLDIVPIKNEKGEVVLFLLSFKDISESYGKSHHCSQGDGVSEAAHQSRISNRSHFSQAREGGRTILHNFTNLFTKRGKRNLTNSVFQKPSLPEYKVAAVKKSRFILLHYSISKALWDWLILLATFYVAVAVPYDICFVSHNEGSDYHSLVSRSTSDIAVEMLFILDIILNFRTTYVSQSGQVVYDARSIYLHYCTTWFFVDLIAALPFDLLYAFNITVTSLVHLLKTLRLLRLLRLLQKLDRYSQYSAVVLTLLMSVFALLAHWMACVWYVIGRKEIESSDPITWDIGWLQELGKRLDTPYINRTMGGPSITSAYIASLYFTLSSLTSVGFGNVCANTDAEKIFSICIMLMGALMHAVVFGNVTAIIQRMYSRRSLYHTRMKDLKDFIRVHRLPQLLKQRMLEYFQSTWSVNNGINANELLHDFPDELRADIAMHLNKDILQLPVFERAGRGCLRSLSLHIKTSFCAPGEYLIRHGDALQANYFVCSGSLEVLKDGVVLAILGKGDLIGADLPEHDQVIKTNADVKALTYCDLQYISVRALREVLELYPEYSSRFSSDIHHNLTYNLREGSEADRHASMGHKLPYIVEADEDEHGEDRRHSQQRRLPLLHGIGSPVRQPCLSSLLGKEFHHINALHIGRSPVQDGRGQSPSPQPIANQELSPSPLPSLTSDPGLNHRPANLLMPSLPCVSPLNLSPRVVDGIEDNGHAFQFNVEPRETGNVTDRFQVSANLLLETEEVRQNISKLNKEVSILNQEVSNLAKELHDIMHFLQSHVAMLHALPDSSYSCGIQMVPSPSVTQPHVPLNIASGLHPHHESISHPTRNVWGCSGMPSQGRSPTLLHSSSPVSSCLHLCCSDREGATAHRLQSQCPFQVSRTTPNSPFVTHPHARGGPSLLGHSSAFSSFPVICQAPQVPYNTSIPTMSNSHPLCFPVNSGYSHPSLSIQTNSDPTHNQTNSQTPIHSSIIYAGQPQYHTTFSSLTPSTVHTSTCIGHNQSHQGSINASRQNDPVGSSPIHLTQDLASSLLGQVKD